The Tripterygium wilfordii isolate XIE 37 chromosome 23, ASM1340144v1, whole genome shotgun sequence genomic sequence GAGGAGCCTGCATTTGAGCGAAAAGGAGCCGGTGTTGGGGCAAAGATCCGAGATCGTGGACCGGAGCCTTTCGAGACTGATGTTTCGGTCGACGGAGATGATGCGGGCCTCGCCAGCCACGTAACGGAGCCTGTCGAAAGGTGGAGGGCTGCGGTAGAATGCACCATTGAAGCTGCACACTATCTTGACCTTTCTTTGTGAGTTTGCGGCGGCGGATACGGTGGCTGTGGCAGAGAAGGGTTTGCAACGGAGGTGAGAGAGCGGAGGTTCTTTCATGGCGAGAGAAGGGAGAGTGAATGCATATGATGCCAGTAATGGTAGTGAGAAAGGGAACCAGAAGAGGGTTTTATAGTGGATAGTAGAAGATGAGATATGCCCTTCAGGTTGGGGGTAATTTACGAGGCTGCCATCGTTTTTCAGGTTCTTTGGGATTGGGAGTAGAGATGGAGGGAGAGAATCTTGTGAGAATacctttttaaaatttgattcaGTTTCCTAGTTTGACACTGTCAGGTTGTTCTGAATTACAATGTTGCCATCCTGGTATTATTCTTTGCATATATAAGTgaatcaaaagtcaaaacccaATGCAAGTCACAAGTaatatggcaccacaagagctCCAATATTAAATGTAAGAGCATCTCAGCATATTACTTTGACACATCCTCTAAAATATAGATAAAATATCATTGTTCTTTATTTTATAGATTTTCTATTCAGTAAAAAAATTAGTGGGGGTTAGGGGCAAAGCCCCGAATTTTTTTTAGGACTAAGTGTTGTTTTTGTAAACTCAAGGTTCGCCCACATTTGACTAACTTTGTCAGTTTGTTGTAATTGAGACTTTAGTGTTGAGAGACAGAGAAAGATAGAGAGCAATTGAGCAAAGTTAAGTGGGTTTGCATCTTTGGCTTTTGGAGATTTTGTAGAGAGGTTAAAGTGGGTTTAAGGGTAAGCTTAAtgaatttaaaataaaagaaatttaatgggaccgatttgaaaaaaatattttttaaagggGAAAGATTGAAAAATGGATAgtatatatgttatttttaaaaaattaagggggacaaaatagaaaagattgataatataatgatatttttcaaaaaacaaagggGGGCAAAATGGAAAAGATTGATAATATAAAGGTGTTTTCGAAAAACAAAGGGGGCAATTGCCTCCCTTACTTTACACATATATCCACCCTTATGCCGTTAGATTTGATATCATATTCTCTGCttcattaaaattaaaataatatttgtttttattccgTTTATTATTCTATTATGAATTAATTGACTTTGAGAGAAAaggcaacaaaaaaaattattttatgtttagaaaAGTGAACAATATTAGTGTTTATGTTctctaaaatatgaaatatctaGGTAATCTAATGTAGATGTATTAATTTTTGACTAATTCTCTATATTTGTTCCTTATTTGACAACAAGAACCATGTTTAGGTAATATGATCTCAAACAACTCGTGTTTCATGTGTCTTATTATTAGAAGCTACTCTAATAAGGCATACCTTGtgacgaatatatatatatatatatatagattttttgatatttatttttacattacTTTGATTGGGTTCATGTTGAAATTTCAATGCCGGCGGTGCATGATCCTTGTAAAGCGAACACAAGAATACAAACAGGAATAGGATTCCTGATATTTGGTCAAACATGCAGAGAGGCTTTTTAATGTCTTCCTACCTACGAAACCTTCCTTAATTTGTCTTTTCTCTCAAATCCAAATAGGAGAAGGAAGACTATCTCATAACACGGATACCACGTCCACcccaaaaaaaggggaaaaaaaactttaatcttaattaattaataaaatctaTTGCCACGTGTGAAAAACTACAAGAAAAATATCAGAATTGGAATATAATTAAGGTCTTGCGTCTCCATAATATCTCAATGCATAACTCGCTTGTGAAGAAAGTTGAGGAgctaattaaatttaaaaaaaaaaatagattgaGAATTGGAACAATTAAGAAGAAATTAAGGAAAGTTACGGTAAAATGCATAAATGATTGATTATTAAGTATAGTGTTGAATACCACCTCCTTAAGATTACATTCGTCCTTCACTAATACTTTTGGATGATTTGGACGTCAATCTCTCAGTATGAAATGATCGCACTACACACAAATGGAAGCTCCAAGTTTGTGCGTGTGGTAGTATATATGGTCATAGTAACGCTCTATAGCATGGTTCATGCCACCAAAAAGTAATTGGCTGTCCTCGGTCTCAAATATGAATATATCCTTATATTCGGGGGTGGAGCCATGAAATAATATTGGTGGGTTGATGCATTTTATTCAATCGAAAATTTTAGCGGAGGTGTTGCCACTCGAAAAACTTTTTAGGTCTATTTTATAATAAgacaatttatttaaataatattattgatgttgTAATCGAAAATATACAAACAAACATACCAtattaaacatatataaacaaacaaacataccaAGTATAAATATACAAACATCATATAGTCtaaatatacatacaaatataccaAATTAGGCATATTCACttgttaaaataatatataccCATATTTGTTACATGTACactaaacatatattaattgcatgtatatattatacagtaagtatatatattttttaaaagttgGGGGCTACAACCTAGTGTAGCCCCCTTCTTCCGCCCCTACTTATATTTTCAATCGACGGGGGACAAACGATGTTCTAGCATTACATGAATCTAGTTTAGAATGATGGAAAAACTATAAATACATGAACATAGTTTCCAACGTACCATAAACAAGAACATATTCATATTCCATGATGTGAGATATGCCTTGATCAACTCAATTCAAGAAGCACATCAAGATTTAAGGAATGACAAAAGTGAACTTTAAAAAGAAGATTGGTAAAAATTCCATCAGCGCAGGTTAGCATGAAGTCCCCATGATACAATATCCTAAGCTTCAGAATCAAGGTTCGGAATCTTTTGCGCACGTGGACCACTAATCCTCAACTGAAAATAACAAAAGAGATAATTGACCATTAATTTGTCGTCTAGTAGTCGCCAGGTGAGCTTCTGTTAACACTGGGACCCAGATGAGATAAAGACAGTGCCACGTAAAGAGATGTGGTCCGTACACGGTACTAATCAGGTGGGTCCTTCTCCAATGGAATTGCAtaggatgaacattatttgcatcgtATTTTTAACTAAGTACATCCCaatttaatgtgtttttaaagAGTTAATagggtgtacttaataaaaaatggggtaCAAATAATATTCTTCATCTTGCATAGATGCAGATGATTTGGAGAAGAATTGTCTTTTGACTCAAAATACGACCTTCATTTTACTCCTGAGTAATGTCCGAGTGTTGGATGTTAAATGTGTCCTATAAATGTGTTTATAATTAATGATTATTTCACATGATACTTAGATTTGGAGTAGGATGAGAGTCATATTTTGGAGTTCGTAGCATTACTCTTTGGACAAACACTGTTTCATACTcgatttttttgtaaaaaaaaatcaaaagcatcTCCGGAATAGCATGATTGATCACCTGAACAGTCAGTAATGGGAGTTctctagagttttttttttttttcccaatctaACATCGTCCCCTTTTAAATCCCAATATAATACTCACATAAAATTTATTCCCAATATAACACTCGATGCTACTAGGAGTAGAGTTATAAATGTTGATTTTTTCAAGTCGAATTGACACCATGATTTTACACCATCAAACATGGCATCAGTGGATGCTAGATCTCAATATAGCACTCACATAAAATTTATTCCCGATataagagcatctccaatgggAGATTTGAAACCCGTTTTTCAagtatacaaaacatcaatttcaAGTACTACATAGCTATAATGGAAGAAAAATTGCACTTAAAACACACTTCAAATATTAGGAACTCTTGATATATCAAGAGTGATTTGAAAGTCCTTTTAAAATTGCATAATCAATCAACACTTGATACTTGTAAGTTTAGCCAAGAGAGAGAGTAGGACAGAAAGGAGGGGGGGGtggaagttgaaaattttgagtttgGAGTGTTTCATATTGTATACCATTGTAGATGAAACTCTTGATAATTTGATAGTGCACACAAATTACAAGGTATTTTGGAGTGCTTAAATGAAATTGacattggagatgctctaataCTTAATGCTACTCAGAGTAGTGTTGCTAATTTTTTGAAGTCAAATTGGCACCATGATCTTCCACCCGAAACTTCTACTGCTGGCACCATGATTTTTCCACTCGAAACTTTCACCATTGTCAAATATAGATATGTGGATGCATATGCATACGAGGGTATTAACCGCTTTGGGGTTATCTTTACAGGCATTCCCACTCTCCCGCTCAAGATTTCATTCCATGAAATTATTCTGCCTCCCCACTCAAATCCATGACCTCGTGGAGGTGAGATGATCATTTGGATACACAGATTATTTGCTCTGATGAAATGCAGGGTCTGCTGCCTCTCGACGATCCTCTTCTAAAAAAATGTGTGACCCCATGGATTCATTGACAAGATCAACTATAGAATGGGCCATGTCTACAGGAAATGTACTCATGTAcaaagaacaatgaaatttatAATCCATCAGAAGAGTGATATGGTAACCCTCTGGATAATAGGAATTTTATTGGCATGAAGAAATGCCAGTCtccaaaaaaaacatacattatTTTGGTATGAAAGATGAAATAGCATAAGCTATCTAAATCTATGGCATGAAGAAATGCTAGTGTCCAGAAATCATAAACTATTTTGgtatgaaaaatgaaatagcATCAGCGATCTAAATCTAAACTAGGGGATGAGACTATTATAAATTCGATAAAGAATTACTACGTTGCGCCAACGGAAGTTGATCACCGATGGTTGATCCTCGATTGACCCAGGAAGAGATGAGGTGGTGGGCGATTGCGAAAGGCCCTGGGATGAACATTGGTGCAAGTTCCCCGCTTTCCACGTTGAAATCTGCTGCTAGAGACTGTCCTTCCTCAACTCCTTTGCACATTTGGTCTACTTTGATTGCTGCTGTTTGTTGTGCCTTCCTGTACTCAGCAAATGCCAATGCTTTTTTGACATCCTCTCTACTGTGCCATTGAGCATCTACACAAACCGGAATTCTGATATTATACTTGCCCGCCATATActaaaaattgcagaaaaagaagaagcaaatgcAATGACAAAGGATTTGGATCCATACAGAAGCGATCCAATTGATCGAGAATTTAACTAAATTTCGCTGTCAATACAGTTCAAATACTGCTTCATGCATAGCGAATTATGTGCATATAATGCTGTCTAAGATACCAAAAGGTGTCCAGCGGACTGCATCTTATTTACAACCTTGGTTTTCATTTGGATCACCAAATTTCCTCACCGGCACACATCAAGCACATTCAGCCCATATATCAAGTTGCTTCATGAGTAAATGATGGATATCTACATATCTATATGAGTTATAATATAGGCTAAAGAGATGACTTTACGAACAGCAGGACGAAAATTATAGCACTTGCAAACATAAGCATAGTTTATCAGGAGGGGGAAAAAAGTGGTAACACAAATGAACACCATGCACAAGgcaaaaaggtaaacaacaacaCCGTGCACAAGTGTGCACGTTCCCGCAGTGGGCGAGGTTCAAGacaagcaagatgtacgcatactttactccacataatatgtggagaggctgtttccacgAATGAAACATGTGTAGGTTGCATCCATGCTACCCTACTCTACTCTACCACTAAACCGGAAAGGTTCGAATAAAATATAAATGCTTTAGCACGGCAATAATTAAGATGGTTTCATGATTTTGAAATGTCACCTGGGATCTTCATATGTATTGGGTTTTACATTCTAGCTACAGGTGGAAGACCACAGATGGGTATTGGCATAGAAAAATTCATTCCAAATTCATTTTCTCCTTTGGAATGTCAGCAACTCCAATGAATACAGGTGCAATATTCTTAAGAGTATGTATAGGAGCCCAACCCCATCAAGCTTTACACAGAAAGTGCCAAGGAATTACTGCCATGGAATTTGCAGGTTGAAGCTTCTTGTATTGATGACATCATTGACTAATGGGCTGAGTGACTCATTGGAAAAAAATGTTTGCACAACACCCTTATGCAAATCTTTGCCTTCCGTTTTCTTTGATATATATAGCTAAATGACAGAAAAATGACATTTAGAAAGACCATATTGTCAAAACTGGCAGAAAGGACAAGcgtaataaattttttttaagctaAACAACATTGGCATTGTTTAAGTAGCGTATGGTTTCTTGCACACCCTTCCCCACCCctgccaaaaataaaaaataaaagaaaaacagtgAGGTACCTTCCAACTCTTCCTTGTCAACGTTTATGTCAAGTGATTTTGCATAGGCAAAAAACCCCACCATTACCTGGCATGGCATGCTACTTGGCCCAACTGAAAACAGATCAGTTAAGGGTACAATGGGTTAAAAGGTaaggtaaaaaagaagaataaaaagagtTCGGTGCTGTACAAAGGCTTGCATATCATCACAGCGCACATATTTCAGGAGGAGAATCTAAACTCATCCAGGAAAAAAAGTTCAGAGAGGCACACAAAATAAAGTGATTGTAAAGCATTCAGAAAATATAGAAACGATTTTCTCAGTTGCCATATGTACTCGAATATTTATTGTAGTTAGTAGTAGAATTACTATAAATAGCAAGATGGATGACCTGAAGGAAAAGTAAGATGGATGGGAAGACAAGGAAATGAAATGACAAGGTGAAGATTGAATTTGTTTTAAGGCAAACGGACAGGAaaaaatgacataaattcagGCATGAGGCTAATCATGACCCTTTACTTTGCCAAGTCATAAACCATAAGAGTGATATGCTATCctattaaaataaattacacaTACACCATTTGTATCATAGGTAAGGGAATataggaaagaaaaagagatggtgGAGAAAAGATACCAGGCCATGGCTGAGACCTATAATAAATGACTTCTCCCACTTCAATACCAGTCTCTTCCCATGTTTCTCTCCTCACGGCCTCTTCTAAGCTTTCTCCGGGCTAACGATAATAAAGTTATTCAAATCAAGGAAATCTTCAATTATACGAACAAAAATTGCTTGGGCAAGAAACTACAGGATCAAAGTCATTTGACTAATAAGCAAAAGCTTGGTAGCAACCTTTTTTTCCTCTACAACTACAAAGACACCTAACTGCCACTAATAGACTTCTCAGCAGTAGTATTAAATAAGAagatttttcacaacttatatcTTTGCTCAATTTTCGTTTTCACTAGGAGTatttccaatttgaaacaaaaaataagttGGCAAAACACATACCTCGATGAAACCAGCCAAGCAACTCCACATTCGAGGTACAAATCTTGACTGTCTGCCTAAGAGTGCACGGTCATTTTCTCTATCAATGACCAACATGATGACAACCTGTTGTAAGGGCAGATATATCAGAAAAGGAATGAGGCATTCGTTGCTCTCTCTTCACAAGAATCCAACATCAATAAGCAACCAACTAAAAATGGTAAATATCACTGTACTGGATCAACACGAGGATAAATGCTCTTTTTACAAAGCTCATTCAAGCATTGTTTCCACCTTCCAGCTTCCATGGGGACTGTCCTTTCACCACAAtgtccacaaaaacgtgatatgtTATGCCATTCCAACAATGCCCTGGCCTGATCAAATTCAAAACGCATTCATAGTTGTCAGGAAAAAAAGTTCCATGCTCCATGAAACAACTGCTTAATGGTAAGAATGTGAAAGATGATATGAGGGAAAGACCAAATTCTACAGGATATGAACTCACCACACAAAGGCACGACCGATATATCCataagaaaattataaaaatagtCCGACCAGTTGCACTGTTCCCATGTAAAAGGATTTGGAGAAAATATAATGAAAGAACatcatttaaaagaaaaatctttTGGCAGCTTCTTAACAGTTGCTTTAGCAGTCATtgcatcatattttttttgctcTCAAAAAAACGCTCATTTATATTTTGTACATGgaggaaaataaattaaatctgGAACCTAGATGAACAAATCAGTCAAACCCCTTTATTGGGCTTCAGGTTTCCAACTAAGTAGGATCATTTGCTCAAGGAAATGCAAGTTCAAAAATGGCATGAACTCCCTTTACTTTTTCATTTCTGTATCATTTATTAGCCTTTCGACTAAAAAACGAAGAAAAGGAGCAAATATTGACATcatgaaacaacaaaaaatatatagactAAATCAACATAGTATTACTCAATCGATTAtaataatcaatattcaatagtACGCAAACACCACATAATTACCAGCTGAATACGGATCTTCATCACTTACATGACCAGCAATAGATAATTCACTCATGGCTCGTTCATGAGCCCAATCAGTGGCAACCATAAGCGTTCTCAGCTCCACAAAACAAAATTTCCTTCTCCCCAATTGAGAAACCAGAGCACTCTCCTCTGACACATCAATAGCCCAATACACCTCATCCTCCTCCGCCCTTGAACCCAAATACACCAAAGACTCTACACTCAACTGGACCCCACATTCCGACAAGAAATCCCTGCAATCAACCAAGCCTATCCAACCCAGATGCCAATTCGGTGACGTATCACCACCAGAAGAAGAGGCCAGCGGCCTACCCTTCAAGAAAGGCAAGACTTTGAAATGAGGAGGCGAAAAGGGTTGCTGGTGGTTGGAGTTTAAGAGgcgagttttgaggatttcaAAAGCAGATGTGGGTGAAAAGGGGTCGGTTGGTTTTGGGGTCTTGGATCTTAAAGGATTGCCAGCAAAGGCGTGGGTATGCAGGGAAATGGACGTGGAGGTAAGGGTGTAGATTCTTTTGGAGAGACGGATAGGGGAAATAAGAGGAGACataaaggaggaagaggagaacaATGAGAGCATGGCCGCTCGTGCATCGGGTGGTTGGCTACTATGTTTAGACTTGAGAGAGAGACTAACGTCGTGGTGGTGGCGGCTCAGCCGCTCAAGCGCTCTGGGTTATTGACAAAAGCGATAGGCGAGAGAGGTCGTCTCATTCGCCTTTCCATTAGTCAAATTTACAAGATAGACCCTTCCTCTGCCTAGTGAGTGTTCTCTCTTGCACAAAGCGTCGACCAAGATCACAACTTGGGTGGGTTCTGGCCCAAGACCAAAAGCATCACCACCATTGGATAGAGGGCAAAGGAAGCATTAACAATTTGACCATTGATTGCCTTTTCTCACAGAATATGTTACAGAATTTAACCCCAACGGCCATTTTTGGCGGATgagacaaatataaaaaaataacagcCAACCAAATTTCAAATTCTAACGACCTCTTAATCTCTATTAACCTCCACAACAAAAATGGTGGTCTCTGCCATTCCTCCCTCCACTCTCCATATCCTTCCCTCCTCAGATCCTCCATACAAGCTCCTTGAGACGCACTCATCTCTGACACTTCTCTCCCGTTGCAAAACCATCCAACATCTCAAGCAAATCCACTCCCAGATTATCAAAACCGGCCTCCACAACACCCAGTTCACCATGACCAAGCTCATCCATGTTTGTGCCATTTCTCCCTTCGGAGATATTTCTTATGCAATTTCACTTTTTGAATCCATTGATAACCCCAATTTGATACTCTGGAACACCATGATTCGAGGCCACTCACTTAGCTCGTTCCCTGTTCGAGCTGTGGGGTTTTATGTTCGAATGATTCTGTCCGGTGTTGAGCCAAATTCGTAtactttccctttccttttgaaATCTTGTGCTAAATTTGGGGCTACCCATGAAGGGAAACAGATTCATGCACATGTCTTGAAGCTTGGGCTTGACACTGTTGTCTTTGTGCACACTTCTTTAATCAATATGTATGCGCAGATTGG encodes the following:
- the LOC119993209 gene encoding nudix hydrolase 19, chloroplastic-like, yielding MLSLFSSSSFMSPLISPIRLSKRIYTLTSTSISLHTHAFAGNPLRSKTPKPTDPFSPTSAFEILKTRLLNSNHQQPFSPPHFKVLPFLKGRPLASSSGGDTSPNWHLGWIGLVDCRDFLSECGVQLSVESLVYLGSRAEEDEVYWAIDVSEESALVSQLGRRKFCFVELRTLMVATDWAHERAMSELSIAGHARALLEWHNISRFCGHCGERTVPMEAGRWKQCLNELCKKSIYPRVDPVVIMLVIDRENDRALLGRQSRFVPRMWSCLAGFIEPGESLEEAVRRETWEETGIEVGEVIYYRSQPWPVGPSSMPCQVMVGFFAYAKSLDINVDKEELEDAQWHSREDVKKALAFAEYRKAQQTAAIKVDQMCKGVEEGQSLAADFNVESGELAPMFIPGPFAIAHHLISSWVNRGSTIGDQLPLAQRSNSLSNL